One Trichormus variabilis 0441 genomic window, ATGATGAGTCCTGAGAATATTTGAACACTCATCCTCGCAAAGATATATCAATTCATTCTTCAATTCTTCACTTGAAGCGGTGCTGACACTTTAAATTTCGAGAAAATTTTCACACCGCTTTAAGTCTACTCCCATGTTTAGCAATGAGTTTTATATATATTTGACTCATTGCTAATTATTTGAGAATTCTAATTTCATCACCTAGCTAAAGATTAGGAATCACTAAGTCATGTTGACAAAGAATGAGCGGAAGACAAATAAATCATCGATTTTGTCCAAAATCCAAAAAATTAGCCGTTTATTTGCCCTATCATTTGTCTTTATCTTTGTGGGCATAAATAGCTTAACACTTCCCGCTACGGCTGCTCCCAGCGGAAACAATTCAGTTCTAGTATCTCTGGTTTCTCCTTCATCTAAACCTACACTCTTAAACCCAACATTTGACCCCAAAAAAGTAGATTTGGGCATTACTCCCACTGGTTGGAGTAATAGTGATGACCTGACTATTGATCTTAATCCTCCTATCCCTTACGAGCAGATTTTAAGTGAAATGGCACTATCTGGCTTCAAGGGTTCGCAAATGTCACCTAAATTTCCGAAAAAAATAAAGGATTTAAAAAAAGAGTTAAAACTTCGTGAGTTGAAAATTTCTGAACCTTGGGTAGGAACTTTATTCACCGAGGGAAAGGAAGATGAAACCCTTAAAGAATTCGACAAACAAGTGGCTTTCATGAAGGAAATGAAAGGCAAAAATATTGTTGTTGCTGAATTGGGTGGTGCTGTTCATCAAAAAAAATGTGTAGACCCTCTAGTTAACAGACCTCGTTTTACCGACGCGCAATGGGCAGATTTATTTAAGGGGCTAAATAAACTGGGTTCATTGGCAAAAGAAAACGGTATGCAGTTGGTTTATCACCCTCACATTGGTACGGGAGTAGAAGACTTCGCTGATATTGACCGTTTGATGCAAGGTACTGATTCCGAAAATGTTAAGCTGCTTCTCGATACTGGTCATTTGTACTATGCAGATGTTGATCCTCTAGCAGTCACTAAAAAGTATGCTAACCGGATCAAACACGTCCATCTAAAAAATATCCGTCAACCAATTTTAGATGAATCGAAAAAAACTGGTCGTAGCTTTTTAGATTCTATCCGAGCCGGGATATTTACTGTTCCGGGAGATACAGACGGTGCAATTGATTTTCAGCCAATTTTACAAGAACTTGCTAAAGCTAAATATGAAGGATGGCTAATGGTAGAGGCAGAACAAGATCCAAACAAAGCTAATCCTTTAACATATGCTTTAATGGCTCGTAATTATTTACGCCAAGTGACCGATTTATAACCGATTTCAATTGCTACATAAATTTGTAGCAATCCATAGAAACCTGGGTACACTAACCAAATTTGGGAAGCTGTTTCATATCTAATTTGCACACTTAAATTGCATCAAATCATTGTGTAATATTATTCCTATTGAGGATGTCAAATATGGAACAGCTTTACCAATTTCTAAACTTGCATATTTGTTAATTATTCATGGTTGATTCAAATAACAAAACCTAAATCTTCCTCAAATGCTGAAAAATTGGCAAAAGATATCTTTCTTAATACTGACAGTTTTAGCGTTCATCCTACACCCAATACTTTGTCAATCTGCTATAGCACAGCCAGTAGCATCTGATGTCAAGCCTGGTTGTGAGAAAAAAGTCATCGATATTCAGGAATATGGAGGTTTACCTTTTCAGAATCCAGAGGAAATTAAATCCCAAAACGGCTTATTAGAGACAACTATAGAAGTCAAGTATGGAGAAAATAAGATTGCTGGATGTGATGTCAAACTTCGTTCTTATAACGGGAAATTGGTAGGACCAACATTGCGAATTCAATCAGGAGATACTCTAAATATTAATTTAATTAATAGTCTACCCCCAGAAACAAATCCATCAACGCCAGCTAATCACAACAAGCCCCACGCCTTTAATATTACTAATTTTCACACCCACGGTCTTCATGTTTCTCCTGATGGAAATAGTGACAATGTGCTGCGTGAAATGGCACCAAAAAAAGATTTGAATGGGAACTCCCCCGAATACCCTATTGAAATAAAACTACCAGAAATTCATCCAGGGGGAACTGATTGGTATCATTCGCACTTTCATGGTTCAACTGCACTACAAGTGTCTAGTGGAATGGCGGGAGCTTTAATTGTAGAAGGAGGACTTGATCGTCTACCAGAAATTGCAGCAGCAAAAGAAAAGATATTTGTTCTTCAACAAATTGCTTACAATGAAAAAGGAGAATTAGAAGACTATGATGATTTAAAACCTAATAAATGGCAGCAATCACAACGTCAAATCACAATTAATGGGCAAATTGTTCCCACCATTGAAATGCAACCTGGTGAAGTTCAACATTGGCGTTTCATTCATGCGGGGATACGTGAAGGGATTAATTTAGAATTGCGACACGTCGATGATTCTCGCCGTATCAAACTGCACGAAATAGCAGTAGATGGAATTCCCTTGGATCACTTAGATTCGTGGGATAGGATTGAACTTGAACCGGGTTACCGTAGCGATGTGCTAGTCAAAGGTGAACCCCTCCACGAAGGACAGGAATCTCAAGAATATTTCTTGATAGAT contains:
- the iolE gene encoding myo-inosose-2 dehydratase — protein: MLTKNERKTNKSSILSKIQKISRLFALSFVFIFVGINSLTLPATAAPSGNNSVLVSLVSPSSKPTLLNPTFDPKKVDLGITPTGWSNSDDLTIDLNPPIPYEQILSEMALSGFKGSQMSPKFPKKIKDLKKELKLRELKISEPWVGTLFTEGKEDETLKEFDKQVAFMKEMKGKNIVVAELGGAVHQKKCVDPLVNRPRFTDAQWADLFKGLNKLGSLAKENGMQLVYHPHIGTGVEDFADIDRLMQGTDSENVKLLLDTGHLYYADVDPLAVTKKYANRIKHVHLKNIRQPILDESKKTGRSFLDSIRAGIFTVPGDTDGAIDFQPILQELAKAKYEGWLMVEAEQDPNKANPLTYALMARNYLRQVTDL
- a CDS encoding multicopper oxidase family protein, with translation MLKNWQKISFLILTVLAFILHPILCQSAIAQPVASDVKPGCEKKVIDIQEYGGLPFQNPEEIKSQNGLLETTIEVKYGENKIAGCDVKLRSYNGKLVGPTLRIQSGDTLNINLINSLPPETNPSTPANHNKPHAFNITNFHTHGLHVSPDGNSDNVLREMAPKKDLNGNSPEYPIEIKLPEIHPGGTDWYHSHFHGSTALQVSSGMAGALIVEGGLDRLPEIAAAKEKIFVLQQIAYNEKGELEDYDDLKPNKWQQSQRQITINGQIVPTIEMQPGEVQHWRFIHAGIREGINLELRHVDDSRRIKLHEIAVDGIPLDHLDSWDRIELEPGYRSDVLVKGEPLHEGQESQEYFLIDSPSIPEKSLMGVGEAGHILAKIVVKGSPLNMELPNDSELAAVKMKEAPADILAEEISGSQKIVFGLTCIPENCQQTTKVNFEINGKEFNGEPRNLTLTKVEEWILETGKSVVPSHPFHIHVNPFQYTRIGPDNKPETIWRDTLLVSQNRPEIVKSRYTDFTGTFVLHCHILDHEDQGMMELVQILDESKKITFLPKEENK